TTGCTGATAGATTAAAAATTAAGGAGTACAACTCCCTATACGATTTTTGGTCAAAGGATCTAACTTCTTTTTTATCTAAGGAAGTTGAAAAGGATAATTCAGGCCTACTTCTAGATTTAAGTTCTAAGGAGTATTCAAAAGCTATTAAGTTTAATAATATTCCTGCTAAAATAATAACCCCGGAATTTAAGGTAGAGATAGATGGTAAGTTAAAAACAGTAGCTATATGGGCAAAAAGAATGAGGGGCCTAATGAGTAGGGAAGTAATTATAAATAAAGTAACAACAGAAGGTGGGCTACAAAACCTAAAATTTGAGAATTTTATACTTGAGGATGTTACTGATAATAGTTATCTTTATATTAAAAGATAGGAGTTTATTATGAAAATATGGAAATATAATAGATGTGGTAGCTGTAGAAAGGCAATAAAATATTTAGATGAGAAGGGGTTAGAATATACAGCCTTAGAAATATTAGAGACACCACCAACTGTAGATGAATTAAAGTTAATGTTAGGCTATTTAGATGGAAACATAAAAAAGTTATTTAATACTTCCGGTGTAAAGTATAGGGAGGGTAACTATAAGGATAAAATTAAAACTCTATCCCAGGATGAAACACTAAATATACTCTCCAAGGAGGGTGCTTTAATTAAAAGACCTTTTATTTTAACTGAAACTACTGGTACTGTTGGTTTTAAGGAAGAAGTCTGGGATAATATTTTTAAGTAGTTCATAAATTTATAAAGGCTCTCAATTTATTATTTTAAGAGCCTTATTAACCTAAACCGAAGCCTTCTTTGATTCGTAATAGTCGTAATCACCCTCGTATATATTTAGTTTCCCATGATCAACTTCAAATACCCTTGTAATAAAGTGCCTTAAAAAGTATCTATCATGACTTACTATCATAACTGTTCCCTTAAACTCTTTTAAAGCATCTAGTAAAACTTCTCTACTAGCAATATCTAAGTGGTTTGTTGGCTCATCTAGTATAATAAAGTTATATGGTTGGGATAGAAGACAGGCTAACATAACCCTACTTTTTTCTCCACCAGATAAAACAGATATGGGTTTATCTATATCATCTCCACTAAATAAGAAGGAACCTAACAGATTTCTTACATATCCTACAGTCTCATTTGGTAGTATAGAGGATACCTCTTCAAATATTGTGTTTTCGGGTTTTAAAACATCGGAAGAGTACTGGCTAAAGTATCCAATCTCTGTACTAGGTCCAACTGTTGATGAACCCTCTGTTGGTTCCGTTAAATTATTTATTATTTTAAGTAGTGTAGATTTACCTGCACCGTTAACACCTGTTACAGCAATCTTATCCAATCTATTTACGGTTCCTGTGATACCGCTAAAGACTGGATGGGTAGAGCCATCTCCTAAAATATACTCTTTCCCTAGATTCTCTAGGGCAACAACAATGTCCCCTCCACGTTTTATCTGGGGGAGTTGAAGTTTCATAACCTTAGGCTCTGGGGGTATAACTATTCTCTCAATCTTCTCTATGGTTTTAACCCTAGATTGAACCTGGGCGGCGTGGGATGCTCTAGCTGCAAACTTTGCTATAAACTCCTCTTCCTTAGCTAACATTGCATCCTGTTTTCTTTTTGATGCGATTAATTGCTCCCTCCGAATAACCCTCTCTGCCATATAAAAGTCATAATCCCCTGAGTATAGGGTAATAGATCCAGGGGCTACTTCTAGAGTTCTATTACAGAGTCTAGTCATAAATTCCCTATCATGACTTGTCATTAATATTGAACCTTTAAACTCTCTTAACCACTCTTCTAACCAGATAATAGTCTCAATATCTAAGTGATTTGTTGGCTCATCAATTAATAATAGGTCAGGATTAAGTAGAAGTATCTTAGCAAGGGCAATTCTCATCTTCCACCCTCCAGAGAAGGATTCTACAGGTTCATTCCATCTAGACTCTCCTATTCCTAAACCGGTTAATATTGTTTTTGCGTTTGTTTCTAAATCATACCCACCTAAGTCCTGGTACTCCATCTGAACTTTGCCATACTGTTCCATAACTTCATCCATCTTATCTGGATCTAAGTCTGGGTCGCACATATCGTGTTCTAGTTTTGTTAACTTTTTTCCAAGTTCAAAGGCTTTACCAGCACCTAATTGTGCCTCTTCTAAGGCTGAATGGCCACTCATCTCCCCAACATCCTGGGAGAAATATCCTATTACAAAGTTAGAAGGGATTGTTACTGTTCCATCATCGGCTTTCTCTTCCCCACTTAATATTCTAAAAAGTGATGTTTTTCCAGAACCGTTAGGTCCAACTAAACCAATTTTATCCTGGGGTCTTATTATAAAACTTCCATTTCTATAGAGGTTTCTTCCTCCATAACTTAAAGCTATATTCGATACATTTACCATGGAATAAATCTATATTATAAATATATAAGCTTCAATGGTAATTCTATTTAACTAGTAAAAATTTATTTTGATTAAACTATTAAAACTATTGTATACTCATTATGATTAAAGGGGCACTGTGTGAAATTAAATAAAAAAATTAGTGAAATATATAAAGATAGCGATTACGGTGTGCAAAGAATGGCACCAGCTTTCTGGATATTAAGTATAGTTAGTGTTGTTCTTATGTCACTTATACTTATCTTGAAAATTATTAATAAAGAGTCATTTATAGAGAGTATTAATACATATATAATTATTACCGCAATAATATTCTCTCAATATTTTTTATATAAAGGTAAGTATGATGTAGCTACTCTATTTTTCTCTTCCGGTGTATTTTTAGGCTTAACTACAACTATGTTTTTAGAATCTAGGGTAACAATACAAATCCCATATCGTCACGCTGTAAACTATATGCTTTTAATTATATCAACAGGTATGATTAGTCATAAACTTTTTAACCTAAAAATAATTTTTTCAGCAACAATTTTATCTTATGTATTAATTACATATATGGCTATTTCTAAGGGGTTAGTAGAGAGTCATGTTAAATCTCTAAATCTACAATTAATACTACCTACATTTGTAATGTTAGCAGGATCAATTGCAATATATTTTATGAAAAGTATAGAGCTGGGAATAATTCGGGATATATATAATAAACTTAAAATTGCAGATGAAGAGAAGGGTAAACGTCAGGAAGTTCTAAACTCTATTAAGGTTCAATTAAATAAGAGTAGTGATTTAATAACACTATCTGGAACAGCAAATAGTGCTAGTGAAAGTATAGATGAGAGGGTTCAACAGGTAAAAGTACAAATGGATATTCTTCAAACAAAGTTTAGAAATTCTTCTACGGCTCTAAATACAATTTCAAATGAAATAATAAATCTAAAGAGTGTTGCTGATAATCAGTCTGTTAATGTAACACAAACCAGTGCTTCTATAGAGGAGATGAATGCATCTATACTAAATGTTGCCAATGTTATTTTTAAAAAGAAGGATACTGTATCCTCTTTATTAGACTCATCTGCCAATGGGGAGAGATCCATAAACGAAACAATCAACTCATTTAATGAGGTTATTGAGAATTTTGAAAATATAAAGGAGATGACTACAGTTATTGATGACATTGCATCTCAAACTAATCTTTTATCAATGAATGCAGCTATAGAGGCCGCCCATGCAGGGGATGCAGGTAAAGGGTTTGCTGTTGTTGCAGATGAGATAAGAAAATTAGCAGAGAGTAGTTCTTCAAATGCTAAAAATATTGGAAACAGGATTATAGACCTGGTAAAATCTATAGAAAATACAGGTAATGAAGTTAAAAGATCAGGTGATTCATTTCAGAGTATTCACCAGGAAATCATAGAAGTTTCTAGGGCGATGGAAGAGATCTCTTCTAGCGCCTCGGAACTCTCTGAAGGTAGTAATGAGATACTAACAGCAACATCTCTATTAAACAGTTTAACAACAAAGGTTAGTTCTGGTGTTGAAGAGGTTTTAAATAACCATAATATTGTAAATAGTGATCTATCTGGAATTACAGAAGCTTCTGGTAATATTCTCTCATCCCTTAGTAGTATTACCAATGATACATCTACAATTAAGGATGATATAAAAGAGATATCTCAAATGGCTAGGGAGATTGATTCCCATATGAACTCAATATAAAAGGAAAAAATTATGAATTATTTAGAAGCGTTAGAACGATTTAAAAAGTATGTAGAGGATATTAAAAATATTAGTTATGCGGTAAATGTAATGCATTGGGATGGGTCCACAGACGCACCTAAAAGCAGCTTCCCTGTTAGGGGTGAGAGTCTTGGTTTTTTCTCCACCCTAGAGTATGAAATGTTTGTAACAAAGCAGATGGATGAAGACTTAAATACCCTATTAGAAAATATAGATAAGTTAGATGATAAAGAGTCTGTAATGGTACATAAAGCCCGAAAGGAGTATGATAAACTTGTTAAAATACCTTCAGATGAGATTAAAGAGTATCAAATATTAACAAATAGAGCTCAACATAGTTGGGAGGAAGCAAGAAAGAAGGATGATTTTTCAATTTTTAGCCCAGATTTAAAGGAAATTATTAAAACCCTAAGACGATTTGCAGATTATAGGGGTATTAAGAACCATCCATATAATATCTATTTAGATGATTATGAAGAGGGTATGACAAGAGAAAAACTAGATATATTCTTTGATACATTAAGAAAGAGGATTGTTCCCCTATTAAAAGGAATAATGGACTCTAAAAAAAATATAAGAGATGAGTTTTTAAGCAGAGACTACCCCCTTGATTCCCAGAGAGAGGCAGCAACTGAACTTTTAGAGTTTATGCACTTTGATCTAGATAGAGGTCTATTAAAAGAGAGTACCCACCCCTTTACCATGGGTTTAAATATTGATGATGTTAGATTAACTTCTAGGTACGATAAAAATAATATGATCTCTGGTATGTTATCTGTAGCCCATGAGGGAGGACATGCCCTATATGAGCAAAATATTAGTAGAGATTTAATTAATACAACCCTTGCTACTGGAACTTCCCTTGGAATACATGAGTCCCAATCAAGAATATATGAAAATAATATTTTTAAAAGTAGGGAGTTTATAAATTTTTACTTCCCAAAATTACAAAAGAGGTACCCTGAACAACTAAAAGATGTATCAGAGGAAGAATTTTATGAAGCAATTAATAATGTAAAACCAAGCTTTATTCGTGTAGATGCCGACGAGCTTACCTACTCTCTACACATTATGGTTCGATATGAGATAGAAGTTGCACTAATTGAAGGAAGTATAGAAGTCGATGAACTTCCCGAGTATTGGAATAAAAAAATGGAAGAGTACCTAGGTATAGTTCCGCCAAATAATAGATTAGGAGTTTTACAAGATGTTCACTGGTCCCATGGTTTATTTGGCTACTTCCCGACCTACGCCCTAGGTTCAGCCTATGCTGCCCAATTTGCAAATAAGATGGAAAAGGATATTAAACTTAAGGAGACCCTATTAAAGTCTGATTTTAAAACACCCCTAGAGTGGTTAAATAAAAATGTACATCAGTTTGGGTCCCTTCTAACACCAGATGAGATTAGTTTAAAAAGTACAAATGAGTTATTAAATCCTAACTATTTTTGCGAATATTTAGAAAACAAATACTCTAAGATATACAATCTATAAAAAGGTATGGGGTTATACCCCAGCCTTTTTATTAAGTTTAATCTCCCCAAGGAATAGTCCGCAAATAATTAATATCATAGCTATAAACTTCTCCTTAGAAAATGGTAGACCAGTTGTATAGTCAAGTAGAATAGCACTGGATAGTTGTCCTGTATAAAGAAGTAGCACATAAGTTATTGGTTTTAGTTTTAATAAGAGGTAACTTCCCACTGAGACTATAAATATAGCAATAGACCCTCCACCAATAACAAATTGTAATGGAACTTGTCCACTTAACACCTTGGATACAGAGTCCCCCAAAGGTATAAAAATCATCATAATTAAAAGAACAGCCAAGGTACTTCCATAATGAATAATTAGTGTTTTTTTAAAACCAATAGAGAGTATGTTTTGGCTATTCATGTATGATTGTAACATAACAAGCATACCGGGTATCCAAGAGATAAATATCCAATAAAACTCTATATTACTCCTAAGTCCAATAATTGTAGCACCGGGTATTACTAACAGTAGGGAGATAATTTTACCAATTGGCACTCTCTCTCCATTTTTATTGTGCTTAACTAACTCCATAATAGATGCCATTATAACCTGGCCGGCAAGAGTCCCTCCAAGGGTTAATAAGACTCCTCCCATGTTGTATACAGTATTGTTAAGGGTAACTACAACAATTCCCATTACACCAGCTAGTAAAAACCACTTACTCTTTTTTTCCCGTTTCCTAGGTCTCTGTTTTTTTAAAAAGGATAGAGATATTAAAATAAAACCTGTAGAGTGAATAAATAGTAGGGATGGGAAATTCCCTATATAACCATCTAAGGAACCATTAAAAAAGATCATAAGAGATATGCATATCCCTGTTATTAGTGTTAAAATTATATTCATAAGATAACTATAGACCTATTTGTTATAAGGAGAAAGGACAAATGTCCTATTCGGAATTTATTAAGTGTTTTCCTAAATATAATTTTTTAAAACCTCTCTTTGATAAGAATTTAATCCCATATAAGACATGGGACAAGGGAGAAGTTATTTGTAGGTGTAATAGGGAGTTAGACTCTCTTTACTTTTTTACATCAGGCCGGGGTCGAGCATATAGAGGTCTAAATAATGGAAAAGAGGTAATTTATTGCCTATATAGTGGAAAAGAGATAGCAGGGGATGTTGAGTTTTTAATAGATACAGGTACTACATGTAATATTGTAAGTAGTGGAAACCTCTCAGGATTTAGGGTTAAAAAATCTATAATTGACGAGAAGATATATAATCAGCTATTTAACCTTTTAGCAAAGGAGGTTGCTTACAAATTTGTAACTAACTCCTCAAGTACAACTATAAAATTAGGATATAAATTAGAAGAGAGGGTTGCGTACTATGTTTTATATGAGTACGTAGACAGTGTCTACTTAATGGAGGAGTTAGCTGGACTTCTTGGAACCACATATAGACATTTAAGCAGGGTTTTTAAAAAATTTAACGATGAAGAACTACTAAGATTAGATAATAAAAAAATTACAATCCTAAATAGAAGAGAGTTAGAGAGACTATCTAGCGTAATAAAGGAAGAGTTTTATGATTAAGTTTGGTTATATGGCGAAACTTATTACCTTATACTATAATAATATATAGTATAAGGAGATTTTATGAAATTTAAGATTGAAATATTAGAAGATACTAAGCAGAGAGTAGAACAGATGTCTCTAAAACAGTTATTAGGGATACTGTGTTGTCCTAACTATATGAGGGAGGATCAAAATTTCTTTGATACAGCCACAGCTTTTATCCATGAAGGGGATAAAGAGTTTCATAAAAAAATAATGAATAAGATTACAGCCTCTTGTAAAGATAGACCCTTTGTATGTTCCGACTTTGAAGCGGGACCAGGAACTATGATAAATGGAGGTACAGCCTTTCCATCACTCTTTAGTATATCCGTTACTGGAAAACCAGAGTTTGCCTATCAAATGGGTAAAATTGCAGCCTTAGAGGGAAGAGAGTTAGGTTATAACTGGACTCTTGGGCCTGCTGTAGATATTTGTGCAAACCCAGATACTCCTACAACAAGTAGTCGAGGGGCTGGTTTAACCCCGGAGGAGGTTATAACATATGGAGTACAATATTTAAAAGGTTGCCAGGACTACGGGATGATAGCCACTGCAAAACACTTTCCTGGAGATGGGTTTGGAATATACGACCAACACTTAACAACTCCAGAGATTCCACTAACAGTTGACGAGTGGTGGAGAACATCAGGGAAGGTTTATAAAGAAGTTATAGATAGCGGTGTTATGAGTATAATGCCCGGTCACCTAAG
Above is a genomic segment from Thiospirochaeta perfilievii containing:
- a CDS encoding Spx/MgsR family RNA polymerase-binding regulatory protein; translation: MKIWKYNRCGSCRKAIKYLDEKGLEYTALEILETPPTVDELKLMLGYLDGNIKKLFNTSGVKYREGNYKDKIKTLSQDETLNILSKEGALIKRPFILTETTGTVGFKEEVWDNIFK
- a CDS encoding ABC-F family ATP-binding cassette domain-containing protein: MVNVSNIALSYGGRNLYRNGSFIIRPQDKIGLVGPNGSGKTSLFRILSGEEKADDGTVTIPSNFVIGYFSQDVGEMSGHSALEEAQLGAGKAFELGKKLTKLEHDMCDPDLDPDKMDEVMEQYGKVQMEYQDLGGYDLETNAKTILTGLGIGESRWNEPVESFSGGWKMRIALAKILLLNPDLLLIDEPTNHLDIETIIWLEEWLREFKGSILMTSHDREFMTRLCNRTLEVAPGSITLYSGDYDFYMAERVIRREQLIASKRKQDAMLAKEEEFIAKFAARASHAAQVQSRVKTIEKIERIVIPPEPKVMKLQLPQIKRGGDIVVALENLGKEYILGDGSTHPVFSGITGTVNRLDKIAVTGVNGAGKSTLLKIINNLTEPTEGSSTVGPSTEIGYFSQYSSDVLKPENTIFEEVSSILPNETVGYVRNLLGSFLFSGDDIDKPISVLSGGEKSRVMLACLLSQPYNFIILDEPTNHLDIASREVLLDALKEFKGTVMIVSHDRYFLRHFITRVFEVDHGKLNIYEGDYDYYESKKASV
- a CDS encoding methyl-accepting chemotaxis protein → MKLNKKISEIYKDSDYGVQRMAPAFWILSIVSVVLMSLILILKIINKESFIESINTYIIITAIIFSQYFLYKGKYDVATLFFSSGVFLGLTTTMFLESRVTIQIPYRHAVNYMLLIISTGMISHKLFNLKIIFSATILSYVLITYMAISKGLVESHVKSLNLQLILPTFVMLAGSIAIYFMKSIELGIIRDIYNKLKIADEEKGKRQEVLNSIKVQLNKSSDLITLSGTANSASESIDERVQQVKVQMDILQTKFRNSSTALNTISNEIINLKSVADNQSVNVTQTSASIEEMNASILNVANVIFKKKDTVSSLLDSSANGERSINETINSFNEVIENFENIKEMTTVIDDIASQTNLLSMNAAIEAAHAGDAGKGFAVVADEIRKLAESSSSNAKNIGNRIIDLVKSIENTGNEVKRSGDSFQSIHQEIIEVSRAMEEISSSASELSEGSNEILTATSLLNSLTTKVSSGVEEVLNNHNIVNSDLSGITEASGNILSSLSSITNDTSTIKDDIKEISQMAREIDSHMNSI
- a CDS encoding carboxypeptidase M32, which produces MNYLEALERFKKYVEDIKNISYAVNVMHWDGSTDAPKSSFPVRGESLGFFSTLEYEMFVTKQMDEDLNTLLENIDKLDDKESVMVHKARKEYDKLVKIPSDEIKEYQILTNRAQHSWEEARKKDDFSIFSPDLKEIIKTLRRFADYRGIKNHPYNIYLDDYEEGMTREKLDIFFDTLRKRIVPLLKGIMDSKKNIRDEFLSRDYPLDSQREAATELLEFMHFDLDRGLLKESTHPFTMGLNIDDVRLTSRYDKNNMISGMLSVAHEGGHALYEQNISRDLINTTLATGTSLGIHESQSRIYENNIFKSREFINFYFPKLQKRYPEQLKDVSEEEFYEAINNVKPSFIRVDADELTYSLHIMVRYEIEVALIEGSIEVDELPEYWNKKMEEYLGIVPPNNRLGVLQDVHWSHGLFGYFPTYALGSAYAAQFANKMEKDIKLKETLLKSDFKTPLEWLNKNVHQFGSLLTPDEISLKSTNELLNPNYFCEYLENKYSKIYNL
- a CDS encoding DMT family transporter, which gives rise to MNIILTLITGICISLMIFFNGSLDGYIGNFPSLLFIHSTGFILISLSFLKKQRPRKREKKSKWFLLAGVMGIVVVTLNNTVYNMGGVLLTLGGTLAGQVIMASIMELVKHNKNGERVPIGKIISLLLVIPGATIIGLRSNIEFYWIFISWIPGMLVMLQSYMNSQNILSIGFKKTLIIHYGSTLAVLLIMMIFIPLGDSVSKVLSGQVPLQFVIGGGSIAIFIVSVGSYLLLKLKPITYVLLLYTGQLSSAILLDYTTGLPFSKEKFIAMILIICGLFLGEIKLNKKAGV
- a CDS encoding Crp/Fnr family transcriptional regulator, coding for MSYSEFIKCFPKYNFLKPLFDKNLIPYKTWDKGEVICRCNRELDSLYFFTSGRGRAYRGLNNGKEVIYCLYSGKEIAGDVEFLIDTGTTCNIVSSGNLSGFRVKKSIIDEKIYNQLFNLLAKEVAYKFVTNSSSTTIKLGYKLEERVAYYVLYEYVDSVYLMEELAGLLGTTYRHLSRVFKKFNDEELLRLDNKKITILNRRELERLSSVIKEEFYD